One window from the genome of Sesamum indicum cultivar Zhongzhi No. 13 linkage group LG15, S_indicum_v1.0, whole genome shotgun sequence encodes:
- the LOC110013156 gene encoding uncharacterized protein LOC110013156 isoform X4, which produces MKRTVDSAIRSVKTVAECPRLTKFSLHAPKIVEVEFDNGSAYNLPAEYLRIYSPAVDSKIRSIRGEKVISGRRHVGIMSAEPVGNYGITF; this is translated from the exons ATGAAGAGGACAGTTGACAGCGCGATTCGAAGCGTGAAGACGGTTGCGGAGTGCCCTCGCCTCACCAAGTTTTCTCTTCACGCTCCCAAAATT GTAGAGGTGGAATTTGACAACGGCAGTGCTTATAATCTGCCCGCTGAATACTTGAGGATATATAGCCCAGCAGTCGATAGTAAGATTAGATCAATCAGAGGTGAAAAG GTTATATCTGGGAGGCGTCATGTGGGAATCATGTCAGCAGAACCTGTGGGGAACTATGGG ATTACTTTTTGA
- the LOC110013156 gene encoding uncharacterized protein LOC110013156 isoform X1, with the protein MKRTVDSAIRSVKTVAECPRLTKFSLHAPKIVEVEFDNGSAYNLPAEYLRIYSPAVDSKIRSIRGEKVISGRRHVGIMSAEPVGNYGVRLLFDDLHKTGIFTWDYFYHLGSNKFSLMRNYIQTLKKHGLSRDPPRKK; encoded by the exons ATGAAGAGGACAGTTGACAGCGCGATTCGAAGCGTGAAGACGGTTGCGGAGTGCCCTCGCCTCACCAAGTTTTCTCTTCACGCTCCCAAAATT GTAGAGGTGGAATTTGACAACGGCAGTGCTTATAATCTGCCCGCTGAATACTTGAGGATATATAGCCCAGCAGTCGATAGTAAGATTAGATCAATCAGAGGTGAAAAG GTTATATCTGGGAGGCGTCATGTGGGAATCATGTCAGCAGAACCTGTGGGGAACTATGGGGTGag ATTACTTTTTGACGACTTGCATAAAACAGGGATTTTTACGTGGGATTACTTCTATCATCTTGGTAGCAATAAGTTTTCTCTCATGAGAAATTACATCCAAACTCTAAAGAAACATGGACTGAGTAGGGATCCACCACGGAAGAAGTGA
- the LOC110013156 gene encoding uncharacterized protein LOC110013156 isoform X2, whose product MKRTVDSAIRSVKTVAECPRLTKFSLHAPKIVEVEFDNGSAYNLPAEYLRIYSPAVDSKIRSIRGEKVISGRRHVGIMSAEPVGNYGGFLRGITSIILVAISFLS is encoded by the exons ATGAAGAGGACAGTTGACAGCGCGATTCGAAGCGTGAAGACGGTTGCGGAGTGCCCTCGCCTCACCAAGTTTTCTCTTCACGCTCCCAAAATT GTAGAGGTGGAATTTGACAACGGCAGTGCTTATAATCTGCCCGCTGAATACTTGAGGATATATAGCCCAGCAGTCGATAGTAAGATTAGATCAATCAGAGGTGAAAAG GTTATATCTGGGAGGCGTCATGTGGGAATCATGTCAGCAGAACCTGTGGGGAACTATGGG GGATTTTTACGTGGGATTACTTCTATCATCTTGGTAGCAATAAGTTTTCTCTCATGA
- the LOC110013156 gene encoding uncharacterized protein LOC110013156 isoform X3 — protein MKRTVDSAIRSVKTVAECPRLTKFSLHAPKIVEVEFDNGSAYNLPAEYLRIYSPAVDSKIRSIRGEKVISGRRHVGIMSAEPVGNYGVRDFYVGLLLSSW, from the exons ATGAAGAGGACAGTTGACAGCGCGATTCGAAGCGTGAAGACGGTTGCGGAGTGCCCTCGCCTCACCAAGTTTTCTCTTCACGCTCCCAAAATT GTAGAGGTGGAATTTGACAACGGCAGTGCTTATAATCTGCCCGCTGAATACTTGAGGATATATAGCCCAGCAGTCGATAGTAAGATTAGATCAATCAGAGGTGAAAAG GTTATATCTGGGAGGCGTCATGTGGGAATCATGTCAGCAGAACCTGTGGGGAACTATGGGGTGag GGATTTTTACGTGGGATTACTTCTATCATCTTGGTAG
- the LOC105177379 gene encoding uncharacterized protein LOC105177379, translating to MTIASISVLRQKLPHFLSTGFLCQQRFISAAARHHQNPINVRRQHQHQQPQKNLLRARETFKKQFSALAPTLSPDDELPLTENQAVGTVASSQANFMRVVVNSASQPEDSASLGVELLCVVKAVLKKIRRRVLVGDKVLVGSIDWVDRRGMIENVFQRKSEILDPPVANVDHLLVLFSLEQPKIEPFMLTRFLVEAESTGIPLTLALNKAELVDESTLVEWKSRLRGWGYEPVLCSVDTKRGLDTLQFILRDQTSVIVGPSGVGKSSLINALRGNKSVLAATEEDNWFEPILGSKWFEEQRVGEVSTRSGRGKHTTRNVSLLPLSGGGYLADTPGFNQPSLMKVTKQSLPQYFPEIQKMLKDNGPGKCSFSDCLHLGEPGCLVKGDWERYAYYLQLLDEIKIREEFQLRTVGTKRESDVRLKVGELGVKQAEPRLEPKKHRRQSRKKVNQSILDELDELDDDDEMLDGDYPVRAVKEDNQ from the exons ATGACTATTGCTTCCATTTCTGTGCTCCGCCAGAAACTACCCCACTTCCTCTCCACAGGTTTTCTATGCCAGCAACGATTCATCTCTGCCGCTGCTCGCCACCACCAAAACCCTATCAATGTCAGAAGGCAGCACCAGCACCAGCAACCTCAGAAGAATCTTCTCAGAGCTCGAGAAACCTTTAAGAAGCAGTTCTCCGCTCTTGCTCCTACCCTATCCCCCGACGATGAGCTTCCGCTGACGGAAAATCAGGCAGTCGGCACCGTCGCCTCATCGCAAGCCAATTTCATGCGCGTAGTCGTGAATTCCGCTTCGCAGCCCGAAGATTCTGCAAGTTTGGGGGTGGAGCTGCTGTGCGTGGTGAAGGCTGTCTTGAAGAAAATCAGGAGGCGAGTGCTTGTGGGGGATAAGGTTCTGGTTGGGTCGATTGATTGGGTGGACAGGAGAGGAATGATTGAAAATGTGTTTCAGCGGAAGAGTGAGATTTTGGATCCTCCTGTGGCGAATGTCGATCATCTGCTGGTGCTTTTTTCGTTGGAGCAGCCGAAAATTGAACCGTTTATGCTTACTAGGTTCCTTGTGGAGGCTGAATCTACTGGAATCCCCCTCACGCTTGCGCTGAATAAGGCGGAGCTCGTTGATGAATCG ACACTGGTGGAGTGGAAATCTCGGCTTCGTGGTTGGGGCTATGAGCCAGTTCTTTGTAGTGTTGATACTAAACGTGGACTGGATACGCTGCAATTCATTCTGAGAGACCAGACCTCTGTAATTGTTGGTCCTAGTGGCGTTGGtaaatcaagtttgatcaATGCATTAAGAGGCAATAAAAGTGTTCTTGCGGCTACTGAAGAGGATAATTGGTTTGAGCCT ATTCTGGGTAGCAAGTGGTTTGAAGAGCAGCGTGTTGGGGAAGTGTCAACAAGGAGTGGAAGAGGGAAGCACACCACTCGAAATGTTTCATTGCTTCCATTGTCTGGAGGAGGATATCTTGCTGACACTCCCGGATTTAATCAGCCTAGTTTGATGAAAGTAACGAAGCAATCCCTTCCGCAATATTTTCCAGAG ATCCAAAAAATGCTGAAAGACAATGGACCTGGAAAATGCTCTTTCAGTGATTGCCTGCATCTAGGTGAACCAGGGTGCCTTGTGAAAGGTGACTGGGAAAGATATGCATACTATCTTCAGCTTCTTGATGAGATTAAGATTAGAGAGGAGTTTCAACTGAGGACTGTTGGAACGAAAAGAGAGAGTGATGTGAG GCTCAAGGTTGGAGAACTGGGTGTCAAGCAAGCTGAACCAAGATTAGAACCCAAGAAGCACAGGAGACAATCTCGCAAAAAGGTCAACCAGTCTATACTAGATGAGTTGGATGAacttgatgatgatgacgaaATGTTGGACGGAGACTATCCTGTTAGGGCAGTAAAAGAAGACAATCAATAA
- the LOC105177377 gene encoding peptidyl serine alpha-galactosyltransferase-like, translating to MQKQGRKKQDKLTKVSHNSDVVWIFSGQPILVLGYVTMATGKFPSFLVVVVVVAGLSVSGGGAKKSGNEVVVGTAPYRIHTLFSVECQNYFDWQTVGLMHSFRKAQQPGPITRLLSCTEEEKKTYKGMDLAPTLEVPSMSRHPKTGDWYPAINKPAGVVHWLKHSKEAENVDWVVILDADMIIRGPIIPWELGAEKGRPVAAYYGYLVGCDNVLAKLHTKHPELCDKVGGLLAMHIDDLRALAPMWLSKTEEVREDTAHWATNYTGDIYGTGWISEMYGYSFGAAEVGLRHKINDNLMIYPGYIPREGVEPILLHYGLPFSVGNWSFSKLEHHEDSIVYDCGRLFPEPPYPRELKEMEGDPNKRRALFLNIECINTLNEGLLFHHAAHGCPKPKWSKYLSFLRSKTFAELTKPKQLSPRSRQMMEVDVQKQDVGESEKSYPKIHTIFSTECSPYFDWQTVGLVHSFHLSGQPGNITRLLSCTEEDLKQYKGHDLAPTHYVPSMSRHPLTGDWYPAINKPAAIVHWLNHVKTDAEYIVILDADMIMRGPITPWEFNAAKGRPVSTPYDYLIGCDNVLAKTHTSHPDACDKVGGVIIMHIMDLKRLALLWLHKTEEVRADMGHWSRNITGDIYEAGWISEMYGYSFGAAELNLRHVISNEILIYPGYVPVPGVKYRVFHYGLEFRVGNWSFDKAKWRHMDVVNKCWAKFPDPPDPSSLDRSNEDSLQRDLLSIECANSLNKALHSYHERKKCPDPNSLSTPTRKTPHPPSLSTLTQKSPHPPSLSTLTQKSADPPPLSTLTQESLDPPSLPAPTRVTTTERIMTQKSPDPPSRKFEDNDSVDVSRRDLELKNESQRLPPPAETNQTFSSMRFWIIGLWVVSIFGFMAVMLMMISRRRVQRKRGKTFKTKRRTTHSGFWDRTTEVS from the exons ATGCAAAaacaaggaagaaagaaacaggACAAACTCACAAAAGTGTCTCACAACTCCGACGTCGTTTGG ATCTTTTCAGGGCAACCCATTTTAGTTCTTGGCTATGTAACAATGGCAACGGGAAAATTTCCATCTTTTttagtggtggtggtggtggtggcgggCCTGTCAGTGAGCGGCGGAGGGGCCAAGAAATCGGGCAATGAGGTGGTGGTTGGGACTGCGCCGTATAGGATCCACACGCTGTTCTCGGTGGAGTGTCAGAATTACTTCGATTGGCAAACGGTGGGCCTTATGCATAGCTTCCGTAAAGCTCAGCAGCCTGGCCCGATTACCCGGCTGCTCAGTTGTACTGAGGAAGAGAAGAAGACTTATAAAGGCATGGACTTGGCGCCAACACTTGAAGTGCCTTCAATGAGTAGGCACCCCAAGACTGGTGATTG GTATCCTGCAATTAATAAACCGGCTGGTGTAGTTCACTGGCTTAAACATAGCAAAGAGGCAGAGAATGTTGATTGGGTGGTTATTCTAGATGCGGATATGATCATTCGAGGTCCAATCATACCATGGGAGCTTGGAGCAGAGAAAGGCAGACCTGTTGCTGCGTATTATGG GTACTTGGTTGGATGTGATAATGTTCTTGCAAAACTGCACACAAAGCATCCTGAACTCTGTGACAAGGTTGGTGGGCTTTTAGCCATGCATATTGATGATCTTCGAGCTTTAGCACCCATGTGGTTATCAAAAACTGAAGAAGTACGGGAAGATACAGCTCACTGGGCTACTAATTACACTGGTGATATATATGGAACTGGGTGGATTAGTGAAATGTATGGATACTCATTTGGTGCTGCAGAG GTGGGACTTCGCCACAAGATAAATGATAACTTAATGATTTATCCAGGATATATTCCCCGAGAGGGCGTTGAGCCCATTCTTTTACACTATGGCTTGCCTTTTAGCGTTGGGAATTGGTCGTTCAGTAAATTAGAACATCATGAAGACAGCATTGTATATGATTGTGGGCGCCTCTTTCCTGAACCTCCTTATCCTAGGGAG CTAAAAGAAATGGAAGGTGATCCAAACAAAAGGAGAGCACTATTTCTGAATATTGAATGTATAAATACCCTGAATGAAGGTCTATTGTTCCATCATGCAGCACATGGTTGCCCCAAACCTAAGTGGTCAAAATACTTGAGTTTCTTAAGGAGCAAAACATTTGCAGAACTAACGAAGcctaaacagttgtctcctaGAAGCCGTCAAATGATGGAAGTTGATGTACAGAAGCAAGATGTGGGTGAGTCCGAAAAGTCATATCCAAAAATACATACCATTTTCTCAACAGAATGCTCCCCTTACTTTGACTGGCAGACTGTGGGCCTTGTGCACAGTTTCCACCTGAGTGGTCAGCCAGGGAACATCACAAGGCTTCTAAGTTGTACAGAAGAGGACTTGAAGCAGTACAAAGGACATGATCTCGCTCCCACTCATTATGTCCCTTCCATGAGTCGACATCCACTAACAGGAGATTG GTATCCTGCAATTAATAAACCAGCTGCCATCGTGCATTGGCTTAACCATGTAAAGACCGACGCAGAATACATAGTGATCCTGGATGCCGACATGATAATGAGAGGACCAATTACACCGTGGGAGTTCAATGCGGCTAAGGGAAGACCTGTCTCCACTCCCTACGA CTACCTGATTGGCTGTGACAATGTGCTAGCAAAGACCCATACTAGCCATCCTGATGCTTGTGATAAGGTTGGAGGCGTTATCATAATGCATATAATGGATCTTAAGAGACTTGCTTTGCTTTGGCTGCATAAAACTGAGGAAGTCCGAGCTGATATGGGCCACTGGTCAAGAAACATAACTGGAGATATTTACGAAGCTGGTTGGATTAGTGAAATGTATGGTTACTCCTTTGGTGCAGCAGAG TTGAATTTGCGGCATGTCATAAGCAATGAGATATTGATATACCCAGGATATGTTCCTGTACCTGGTGTGAAATATAGGGTATTCCACTATGGCTTGGAATTTAGGGTTGGTAACTGGAGTTTTGATAAAGCCAAGTGGAGGCACATGGATGTGGTTAACAAATGTTGGGCCAAGTTTCCTGACCCTCCTGATCCGTCGAGCCTTGATCGTTCTAATGAGGATTCTTTGCAGCGTGACTTGCTTAGCATAGAGTGTGCAAATTCTCTGAATAAGGCTCTACACAGTTACCACGAGAGAAAGAAATGTCCTGATCCGAATTCCTTGTCCACCCCAACTCGAAAGACCCCTCATCCTCCTTCCTTGTCTACTCTGACACAAAAGTCCCCGCATCCTCCTTCCTTGTCCACTCTGACACAAAAGTCCGCAGATCCTCCTCCATTGTCTACTCTGACACAAGAGTCCCTAGATCCTCCTTCCTTACCCGCACCAACTCGTGTGACCACTACTGAAAGAATCATGACACAAAAGTCCCCAGATCCTCCTtcgagaaaatttgaagacaATGATAGTGTTGATGTTTCAAGGCGTGATCTGGAGCTGAAGAATGAATCTCAGAGATTACCACCACCAGCTGAAACCAATCAGACATTCAGTTCCATGAGATTTTGGATAATTGGGCTTTGGGTAGTCTCAATCTTTGGTTTTATGGCAGTGATGTTGATGATGATTTCCCGTCGCAGAGTACAGAGAAAAAGGGGTAAAACTTTTAAGACCAAGAGAAGAACCACTCATTCAGGATTCTGGGACCGGACTACTGAAGTATCATAA